One Luoshenia tenuis DNA window includes the following coding sequences:
- a CDS encoding terminase large subunit domain-containing protein, with translation MDTVHFKITRKQKAFINATADEVMFGGAAGGGKSYGQLIDAFLFALKYPGSKQLILRRTFPELDMSLIRVSRELYPSNLYRYNAARHAGVFFNGSLFDFGYCDTERDIYRYQSAEYDVIRFDELTHFPEHMYIYLLSRVRGANDFPKQVKSSTNPGGVGHTWVKKRFIDPSPANMEFKTNNGTRIFIPSKVTDNIFLMNNDPGYLQRLDNLNEDDRRMLKDGDWDVNQGAYFGEFTRSIHVMPPFEIPSHWRRYRALDYGLDMLACYWIAVDIYGRAYVYKELHKPDVIIPDAARMIREMTDKDERITATYAPPDLMNRRQDTGKSVFDTFAENGVPLVKASNNRVQGWYAMKEWLHPFKDELGQTIAGIRIFSTCINLIEDIPALIHDKNNPNDCDTEPHEHTHGPDAIRYFIAGRPSPTPKPKIQDEERPRNNIQSFLSFGT, from the coding sequence ATGGATACTGTTCATTTTAAGATTACAAGGAAGCAGAAAGCCTTTATTAATGCCACTGCCGACGAGGTTATGTTCGGCGGCGCAGCGGGAGGCGGTAAGAGCTATGGGCAGCTAATAGATGCTTTTTTGTTTGCACTGAAATATCCAGGGAGCAAGCAGCTGATCTTGCGACGCACCTTTCCCGAACTTGATATGTCTTTGATTCGAGTATCACGGGAGCTCTATCCGTCTAATTTATACCGTTATAACGCGGCCAGACACGCGGGGGTATTTTTCAATGGTTCGCTATTCGACTTCGGCTATTGCGACACTGAACGAGATATATACCGATACCAAAGTGCAGAGTATGATGTGATCCGTTTTGACGAATTGACCCACTTTCCAGAGCACATGTATATCTATTTGCTTAGCCGCGTACGTGGCGCGAATGATTTTCCGAAACAGGTAAAGAGCAGTACAAACCCCGGTGGGGTCGGTCATACATGGGTAAAAAAACGATTCATTGATCCATCTCCCGCTAATATGGAATTTAAAACAAATAATGGCACGAGAATTTTTATTCCGTCTAAGGTAACAGATAATATCTTTCTTATGAATAATGACCCTGGATACTTGCAACGCCTAGATAATCTGAATGAAGATGATCGGCGCATGTTAAAAGATGGGGATTGGGATGTAAACCAGGGTGCGTATTTTGGAGAATTCACTCGCAGTATCCATGTTATGCCCCCGTTTGAAATTCCTTCGCACTGGCGTAGATATAGGGCGTTGGACTATGGCCTTGATATGCTGGCGTGCTATTGGATCGCGGTTGATATTTACGGGCGGGCTTATGTTTATAAAGAACTGCACAAGCCGGATGTTATTATCCCAGATGCCGCACGCATGATTCGTGAAATGACGGATAAAGACGAGCGGATAACCGCGACGTATGCGCCACCCGATCTAATGAATCGCAGGCAGGATACGGGCAAGAGCGTTTTTGATACCTTCGCGGAGAATGGTGTTCCGCTTGTTAAAGCCAGTAATAACCGTGTCCAAGGTTGGTATGCCATGAAGGAATGGCTGCATCCTTTCAAGGATGAGCTGGGACAAACGATAGCTGGGATTAGGATATTTAGTACCTGTATCAATTTGATTGAGGATATACCGGCACTGATCCACGATAAAAACAACCCGAACGACTGCGACACAGAGCCACACGAGCACACGCACGGCCCGGATGCGATCCGCTACTTCATAGCGGGCAGGCCGTCGCCTACACCGAAACCGAAAATTCAAGATGAGGAAAGGCCACGGAATAATATTCAATCTTTCCTGTCGTTCGGAACGTAA
- a CDS encoding Rad52/Rad22 family DNA repair protein, producing the protein MFRALEPSEINVRVQQVKKTQKGVGAQLLLYKDARVDMALLDEAYGPMGWQRIHDVVNGNLFCTVSVWDAEKCRWIAKQDVGTESNTEKEKGQASDAFKRACTNFGIGRELYTAPFIWINLTPKEYAEKNGAVRIVPSAHFEVAAISYEEVGGSRSIKELHICDKDGVIRYSYHASKKELQAQNPKPQVSPNTNQPEPQEMLITKDQAKELVAITRAKWGDNAGDLFRSITGYDSTKNVPAFAFQRVKEMLEEAENYE; encoded by the coding sequence ATGTTCAGAGCGCTTGAACCAAGTGAAATCAATGTACGTGTGCAGCAAGTGAAAAAAACGCAAAAAGGCGTAGGCGCACAGCTGCTACTATATAAAGACGCGCGTGTAGACATGGCTTTACTGGATGAAGCCTACGGCCCTATGGGTTGGCAGCGTATACATGATGTTGTAAACGGCAATCTGTTTTGTACAGTTTCCGTATGGGATGCGGAAAAGTGCCGGTGGATTGCCAAGCAGGATGTGGGCACGGAATCTAACACAGAAAAGGAGAAAGGGCAGGCCTCCGACGCATTCAAACGGGCATGTACCAATTTTGGCATAGGTCGGGAACTATATACCGCTCCTTTCATTTGGATCAACCTAACTCCTAAGGAATATGCGGAAAAGAATGGAGCCGTGCGTATCGTGCCATCGGCACACTTTGAAGTTGCTGCAATCAGCTATGAAGAAGTTGGAGGCAGCAGAAGCATTAAAGAATTACACATATGCGATAAAGATGGAGTTATCCGTTATAGCTACCATGCATCTAAAAAGGAGTTACAGGCTCAGAACCCAAAGCCGCAAGTATCTCCCAATACTAATCAGCCTGAACCGCAGGAAATGCTTATCACCAAAGATCAGGCAAAAGAACTGGTCGCGATCACCCGCGCCAAGTGGGGTGACAATGCAGGAGATTTGTTCAGATCCATCACAGGATACGACAGCACAAAGAATGTACCAGCTTTTGCATTCCAGAGGGTCAAAGAAATGCTAGAGGAAGCTGAGAACTATGAATGA
- a CDS encoding DNA-packaging protein yields MAKGKSKLYKTPEEFKAKAQEYFDLCENGVPMLDADGNPVIGKFGIVYEVSPKPPNQAGMALYMGFSSKDGIRKYREYPEFKDVWAWCNLHIEAYNNERLYDREGVNGAKFTLTNNFGYSEKQDINIGGQPDNKFKVEIEIVDEA; encoded by the coding sequence ATGGCAAAAGGTAAGAGTAAGCTGTACAAAACACCGGAAGAATTTAAAGCTAAAGCGCAAGAGTATTTTGACCTTTGCGAAAACGGTGTGCCTATGCTGGATGCAGACGGAAATCCGGTGATAGGGAAGTTTGGAATCGTCTATGAAGTATCCCCTAAGCCCCCCAATCAGGCGGGGATGGCCTTATATATGGGCTTTTCTAGCAAGGATGGGATCCGCAAATATAGGGAATATCCCGAATTTAAAGACGTTTGGGCGTGGTGCAACCTCCACATTGAGGCCTATAACAACGAACGACTGTATGACCGGGAAGGTGTGAACGGCGCCAAATTTACCCTTACCAACAATTTTGGTTATTCCGAAAAGCAGGATATTAATATCGGCGGGCAGCCGGATAATAAGTTCAAAGTTGAGATTGAGATCGTGGATGAGGCGTAA
- a CDS encoding DUF6291 domain-containing protein — translation MADKKSFMVYLDYEGPISKLSDAESGQLFKALFAYASTGVAPALEGATAIAFEFIRAQMDRDTEKWESAKQAHIEAGRRGGRPRKQEPEKTERFFDGAEKTKCFSEKPNESVTVTVEDTVTVTETVEDIITPPTPSKGRKSKKVDPFVEFAGGDAEMAEALSGFAEMRKKMRKPMTDRAKTLLLAKLEKLSPDRARQIALLDEATAKNWLSVYDGSDYNRVSHAPPGSKGDEWDRLIASYGGYDEGGKIIDITEHG, via the coding sequence ATGGCAGACAAAAAGAGCTTTATGGTCTATCTGGATTATGAAGGGCCGATTAGTAAACTAAGCGACGCGGAGAGCGGACAGCTTTTTAAGGCCTTGTTTGCGTATGCCTCAACCGGAGTTGCTCCCGCACTAGAAGGAGCAACCGCGATTGCCTTTGAATTTATCCGCGCACAGATGGACCGTGACACAGAAAAGTGGGAATCTGCAAAGCAGGCGCATATAGAAGCAGGCAGACGCGGCGGAAGGCCACGGAAGCAAGAGCCCGAAAAAACCGAACGGTTTTTTGATGGTGCAGAAAAAACCAAATGCTTTTCGGAAAAACCAAATGAAAGCGTAACAGTAACAGTAGAAGATACAGTAACAGTAACAGAAACAGTAGAGGATATTATTACTCCCCCTACCCCCTCTAAGGGGAGAAAGTCAAAAAAGGTTGATCCGTTTGTGGAGTTTGCCGGGGGAGATGCGGAGATGGCAGAGGCTTTGTCAGGCTTTGCAGAAATGCGCAAGAAGATGCGCAAGCCTATGACCGATAGAGCAAAGACGCTTTTGCTCGCCAAACTTGAAAAGCTGTCCCCTGATCGCGCTAGGCAAATAGCGTTACTAGACGAGGCAACGGCTAAGAACTGGCTGTCTGTTTACGACGGCAGCGATTACAACCGGGTTTCACACGCTCCGCCCGGCTCTAAGGGCGATGAATGGGATAGGTTAATAGCAAGCTATGGTGGCTATGACGAAGGAGGGAAAATAATTGACATTACAGAACACGGCTAA
- a CDS encoding N4-gp56 family major capsid protein, producing MAITLHDKYAKQISTMFTTQSLISGLLSNEYDWSGVKTVKVMTPQTVPMNDYTRTGANRYGSPVEMQDIVQEMTLTQDKSFALTIDKGNNADQNGLKAAGKMLKLQLAERAVPTMDKYVFEQLAQLAGTVVGNSTALAKNTVCDRISEGTQVLDDGEVPQEGRTLFVSNATYKLLKHSDEFLGIDKLGEKALAKGQVGEYDNMKVVKVPSGRWPANVNFMIVYKNSATAPVKLNDTRVHQDPPGISGNLLEGRQYYDCFVFGPKAVGIYVEVNTGSGKGTVCSGPSIAEATGAITVGTTGATVKYTTDGTDPRYSNTAKVGTQADVTGEGVVVKAYEYKAGCYPSVVEEATLTA from the coding sequence ATGGCAATTACTCTGCACGATAAGTACGCGAAACAAATTTCTACCATGTTCACCACGCAGTCTTTGATTTCGGGTCTGCTGTCCAATGAATATGATTGGTCTGGCGTTAAGACCGTTAAGGTGATGACCCCGCAGACTGTACCCATGAACGATTATACCCGCACCGGGGCTAACCGCTACGGTAGCCCGGTAGAGATGCAGGACATCGTTCAGGAAATGACCCTGACCCAAGATAAAAGCTTTGCCCTGACCATCGACAAGGGCAACAACGCTGACCAGAACGGACTGAAGGCAGCCGGGAAGATGCTCAAATTGCAGCTGGCGGAACGTGCCGTTCCGACTATGGACAAGTATGTTTTTGAGCAGCTTGCCCAGCTGGCCGGTACTGTCGTTGGCAATTCCACCGCGCTAGCGAAAAATACCGTTTGTGATCGTATTTCCGAAGGTACGCAGGTGCTTGATGATGGCGAGGTACCGCAGGAAGGGCGCACGCTGTTTGTATCCAATGCAACGTACAAGCTGCTCAAACATTCGGATGAATTCCTGGGTATTGATAAGCTGGGTGAAAAGGCGCTTGCTAAGGGACAGGTAGGCGAATACGACAACATGAAGGTGGTTAAGGTTCCTTCTGGTCGTTGGCCTGCAAATGTAAACTTCATGATTGTATACAAGAACAGCGCCACCGCACCCGTGAAGTTGAACGATACCCGCGTGCATCAGGATCCTCCGGGAATCTCGGGCAACCTGCTTGAAGGGCGGCAGTATTACGATTGTTTCGTGTTCGGGCCTAAGGCCGTTGGTATTTACGTTGAAGTTAATACCGGTTCCGGCAAGGGTACGGTTTGCTCTGGCCCCTCCATCGCGGAGGCTACTGGCGCAATTACCGTCGGCACCACTGGCGCTACGGTTAAGTACACCACGGATGGCACTGATCCGCGGTATAGCAATACTGCAAAGGTTGGTACGCAGGCCGATGTGACCGGTGAAGGTGTTGTAGTTAAGGCTTATGAATACAAAGCCGGTTGCTATCCCTCTGTAGTGGAGGAAGCCACTTTGACCGCGTAA
- a CDS encoding carbohydrate-binding protein — MQINMDALERARQTRRAITLYTRDVPDEQAAQMPSLFEKWGGSGMAYNVGDRVRYEDLLYKCLTDHTSQDSWAPDAAPSLWVRIDDPAIEWPQWRQPAGAHDAYAKWAKVSHNGKHWISDVDANVWEPGVSGWTEVE; from the coding sequence GTGCAGATTAATATGGATGCTCTGGAGAGAGCCCGGCAGACGCGCCGGGCTATTACTTTGTATACGCGGGATGTGCCCGACGAGCAGGCGGCGCAGATGCCCAGTCTGTTTGAGAAGTGGGGCGGTAGCGGCATGGCCTACAATGTCGGTGACCGGGTGCGGTACGAAGACCTGCTGTACAAATGCCTGACAGATCACACGTCACAGGATAGTTGGGCACCGGATGCGGCCCCGTCGCTGTGGGTGCGTATTGACGATCCGGCGATCGAGTGGCCGCAGTGGAGACAGCCCGCAGGGGCCCATGACGCATACGCCAAGTGGGCAAAGGTCAGTCACAACGGCAAGCACTGGATCAGTGATGTAGACGCAAATGTATGGGAGCCGGGTGTATCCGGCTGGACGGAGGTAGAGTGA
- a CDS encoding N-acetylmuramoyl-L-alanine amidase, whose product MAYLVAVDSGHGMETAGKRTPKLTQDLVINGQTVRRAGDEIHEKEWNKAVAEALMSALNRCGIDTVNVSPDTYDVALSTRVATANNAGADIYISEHYNAAKGVWWDGGYFVAFYSQYASEATKRLAAAVCAEQAKVVPWPSNGYVTDVSYGQGKLYVLRHTTMPAVLFETGFMDVWESATRMLDPAFVQEVAEAQCRGICNYFGVGYVAPDGSATAPAPEPEPKPEPELPPTIRKGSSGAWVKKLQELLLSLGYVLPRYGADGDYGDETYYSVRLFQEVNGLVVDGICGPKTWAALQNGGKGPTWPTLHKGDRGEFVRYMQYRLNYHRVAVDIDGIFGAKTQAGVILFQKAHCSMVDGIPGAETWGLLKGC is encoded by the coding sequence ATGGCATATCTGGTAGCGGTAGACAGTGGACACGGCATGGAGACGGCGGGCAAGCGCACGCCCAAGCTGACGCAGGACTTAGTGATTAACGGACAGACGGTACGCAGGGCTGGGGACGAAATCCACGAGAAGGAGTGGAATAAGGCGGTAGCGGAGGCGCTTATGTCGGCGCTTAACCGGTGCGGCATCGATACGGTCAATGTTAGTCCTGATACGTATGATGTTGCTCTATCGACGCGGGTAGCGACGGCGAATAACGCGGGGGCTGACATCTATATCTCAGAGCATTACAACGCGGCCAAGGGCGTGTGGTGGGACGGCGGCTACTTTGTGGCATTTTATAGCCAGTATGCCAGCGAGGCGACAAAACGCCTTGCGGCGGCGGTCTGTGCAGAGCAAGCTAAGGTGGTGCCATGGCCCAGTAATGGGTATGTGACGGATGTATCCTATGGACAGGGTAAATTGTATGTGCTACGGCACACCACCATGCCCGCAGTATTATTTGAGACCGGTTTTATGGATGTGTGGGAGAGCGCTACGCGTATGCTTGACCCGGCCTTTGTGCAGGAGGTAGCCGAGGCCCAATGCAGGGGTATCTGCAATTACTTTGGTGTGGGATACGTCGCACCGGACGGTAGCGCCACGGCCCCAGCACCGGAGCCGGAGCCGAAACCCGAACCGGAGCTGCCGCCCACGATCCGCAAGGGGAGTAGCGGCGCATGGGTCAAAAAGCTGCAAGAGCTACTTTTATCGCTGGGTTATGTGCTACCCCGTTATGGCGCGGACGGCGACTACGGGGATGAGACATACTATTCCGTGCGGCTATTCCAAGAGGTCAACGGTTTAGTGGTGGATGGCATCTGTGGCCCCAAGACCTGGGCGGCGCTGCAAAACGGCGGCAAAGGCCCGACGTGGCCGACGCTGCACAAGGGCGACCGTGGCGAGTTTGTAAGGTACATGCAGTATCGACTTAACTACCATAGGGTGGCGGTGGATATTGACGGCATCTTTGGCGCTAAGACGCAGGCGGGCGTGATCCTATTCCAAAAGGCGCATTGTAGCATGGTAGATGGGATTCCCGGCGCGGAAACGTGGGGGTTACTGAAGGGATGCTAG
- a CDS encoding helix-turn-helix domain-containing protein, with product MGMPQMYRKPLEDMINAGASYSKIALSLGVGKSTAMRWAVEIGANGKTNNKFSKLNKSQKEKFAEMFCGDCTYHQIMDEFGISADTVRLWANNLGLPKKKSSISEILTEDKHAELEKMFRENVPISQIALAFNVSEKRVRYWRKAAFTDLPKLQGTPPMFEKLPDDEKVELKQMYISGTPIKRIAEHFNVSESTIRVWLRNMNVKRKRINYTYEILTEQQKQKFVEMYKSGVPFSNIGDEFGVSGDTARRWASQKLCIAESERELTGSRARVASVINDKRRAEDFKKDYESFVSRDNMTVKYGITTYDFKKIIQALNIEKRDKNKVEQTRKIELLAGDMKSMSKAGKSNSEIAKALGVSEKDVRMQMGTSGYRNDGVYEAKKLTVLPVGERVWAIQPKNTKNLTLSYKKVPVTIEKVYPRFYDCVTDNGYHVSVQIAGAKRVMQ from the coding sequence ATGGGGATGCCGCAGATGTATAGAAAACCACTGGAAGATATGATTAATGCAGGAGCATCATATAGCAAAATCGCCTTATCTTTAGGCGTTGGCAAATCAACGGCGATGCGGTGGGCTGTAGAGATTGGAGCCAACGGCAAAACAAACAATAAATTTAGCAAACTAAATAAATCGCAGAAAGAAAAGTTTGCCGAGATGTTTTGTGGGGATTGCACATATCATCAGATAATGGATGAATTTGGAATATCGGCTGACACTGTTAGGCTGTGGGCGAATAACTTAGGCTTGCCGAAAAAGAAAAGTTCTATTTCGGAAATCCTGACGGAGGATAAGCACGCAGAACTCGAAAAGATGTTTCGTGAAAATGTTCCAATTAGCCAAATAGCATTAGCATTTAATGTTAGCGAGAAAAGGGTTAGATACTGGCGCAAAGCAGCGTTTACCGACTTGCCAAAGCTGCAAGGGACTCCGCCGATGTTCGAAAAACTACCAGACGACGAGAAAGTTGAACTAAAACAAATGTATATTTCTGGAACGCCAATAAAAAGAATCGCGGAGCATTTCAATGTATCAGAATCTACAATCCGCGTTTGGCTAAGAAACATGAATGTTAAGCGCAAGAGAATAAATTATACGTATGAGATACTAACGGAACAGCAAAAACAGAAGTTTGTAGAAATGTATAAAAGTGGCGTGCCATTCTCCAACATTGGAGATGAATTTGGAGTTAGCGGAGATACGGCGCGAAGGTGGGCGAGCCAAAAACTATGTATAGCAGAAAGTGAAAGAGAGTTGACGGGTTCGCGCGCGCGAGTAGCAAGCGTGATAAACGATAAAAGGCGAGCGGAAGATTTTAAAAAGGATTATGAATCCTTTGTTTCGCGCGATAATATGACCGTCAAATATGGAATTACAACGTATGATTTTAAGAAAATCATTCAGGCGTTAAACATTGAAAAGCGCGACAAGAACAAGGTCGAGCAAACCCGGAAGATTGAACTACTCGCGGGTGATATGAAATCCATGTCTAAAGCCGGGAAATCCAATAGCGAGATTGCAAAAGCGCTGGGCGTATCAGAAAAAGATGTGCGAATGCAAATGGGGACAAGCGGGTATCGGAACGATGGCGTTTACGAAGCAAAAAAACTAACTGTTCTACCTGTGGGGGAAAGGGTGTGGGCGATTCAGCCTAAAAACACTAAAAATTTAACATTAAGCTACAAAAAAGTGCCTGTAACAATCGAGAAAGTATATCCCCGGTTCTACGACTGCGTAACCGATAACGGGTATCACGTATCAGTTCAAATTGCTGGGGCAAAGAGGGTTATGCAATAG
- a CDS encoding DUF551 domain-containing protein, whose protein sequence is MSKWISVDKQLPEKDGAYLCVVEYFSGPHIEIIDFATKLSDIDSYYFNGKHRKGWFEFDVDECTYWEVLTVTHWMPLPEPPEKQTNADRIRDMTDDELAKFLCDLRSCDTDAHPCNKCKAAPFCRPGHTGMIDWLQSPTNEG, encoded by the coding sequence ATGAGCAAGTGGATCAGCGTGGATAAACAGCTGCCGGAAAAAGACGGTGCATATCTATGTGTGGTCGAATATTTCAGTGGCCCTCATATTGAAATCATAGACTTTGCCACTAAATTAAGCGACATAGACTCTTATTATTTTAACGGAAAACACAGAAAAGGATGGTTTGAGTTTGATGTAGATGAGTGCACCTATTGGGAGGTACTTACCGTCACCCACTGGATGCCGCTGCCGGAGCCACCGGAGAAACAGACCAACGCAGACCGCATACGCGATATGACGGACGATGAGCTGGCGAAATTTTTGTGCGACCTTAGGTCGTGCGACACAGACGCACATCCGTGCAACAAGTGCAAGGCAGCGCCGTTTTGCCGTCCAGGACACACGGGGATGATCGACTGGCTGCAAAGCCCAACTAATGAGGGGTAA
- a CDS encoding phage holin family protein: MDFASILIPEFVVLAAFLYGLGAAMKAIPKVPDWCIPLTLLICGMLMGLCYGPFALSGQSWPYYLMMGGVAGWSAVGLNQTIKQIAKSDSDEDSEVE; the protein is encoded by the coding sequence ATGGATTTTGCAAGCATTTTAATCCCAGAATTTGTGGTTTTGGCCGCTTTTCTGTACGGCCTTGGGGCCGCTATGAAAGCGATCCCTAAAGTGCCGGATTGGTGCATACCGCTAACGCTATTGATCTGCGGCATGCTGATGGGACTTTGCTATGGCCCATTTGCATTAAGCGGGCAGAGTTGGCCCTATTACCTGATGATGGGCGGCGTTGCGGGCTGGTCTGCCGTTGGGCTGAACCAGACCATTAAGCAGATTGCAAAGAGCGACAGCGACGAGGATTCGGAGGTGGAATAG
- a CDS encoding single-stranded DNA-binding protein, whose protein sequence is MNKAFIIGNLTKEPDSRTTGNGTAVCSFTVAVQRRFKNQNGEREADFIPVITWRSTAEACGNYLHKGSKVAVCGTIQTRSYDAQDGGRRYVTEIVADEVEFLNTKNADAQHDEQSQYSQMRPIEDDSLPF, encoded by the coding sequence ATGAATAAAGCGTTTATTATCGGGAACCTGACGAAGGAGCCTGATTCAAGAACTACTGGAAACGGAACAGCCGTTTGCAGTTTTACCGTAGCGGTTCAGCGCCGGTTTAAGAATCAAAACGGCGAAAGGGAAGCCGATTTTATCCCGGTTATCACGTGGCGTAGTACAGCTGAAGCGTGCGGGAACTACCTGCACAAGGGCAGCAAAGTAGCCGTTTGTGGCACCATCCAGACGCGCAGCTATGATGCACAGGATGGCGGCAGGCGATACGTGACGGAGATTGTGGCCGATGAGGTTGAATTCCTCAATACCAAAAACGCAGATGCACAGCATGACGAGCAAAGCCAATATAGCCAGATGCGACCCATCGAAGATGATTCTTTGCCTTTTTAG
- a CDS encoding dATP/dGTP diphosphohydrolase domain-containing protein, translating to MELQRYIDALYRHMLAFVADPASTDDESGLRHYKHMACNMAFICDMMARDNK from the coding sequence TTGGAGTTGCAGCGGTACATCGACGCCCTGTACCGGCACATGCTGGCTTTTGTGGCCGATCCGGCAAGCACGGATGATGAGAGCGGGCTGCGACACTACAAGCACATGGCGTGTAACATGGCTTTTATCTGCGATATGATGGCACGGGATAATAAGTAG
- a CDS encoding peptide chain release factor family protein, with amino-acid sequence MGKELLFTLSKDNGDFIVQPFKGSGKGGQKRNKTMSACRIIHQASGAVSECQEERSFEQNRKKAFERLVEKPLFKTWHRFEVARQMGYMDEIEAKVEADMKNIRVEIRHNERWIDEAEVQGDE; translated from the coding sequence ATGGGTAAAGAACTATTATTTACTCTCAGTAAAGATAACGGGGATTTTATCGTTCAGCCGTTCAAGGGGAGCGGAAAAGGCGGACAAAAGCGAAACAAAACCATGTCCGCGTGTCGAATAATCCACCAGGCAAGTGGAGCTGTGTCGGAATGTCAAGAAGAACGAAGTTTTGAACAGAATCGGAAGAAAGCATTTGAGCGTCTTGTTGAAAAACCTCTATTTAAGACTTGGCATAGATTTGAGGTAGCTAGACAGATGGGGTATATGGATGAAATCGAAGCTAAGGTAGAAGCAGATATGAAAAATATCCGCGTGGAGATAAGGCACAACGAAAGATGGATCGACGAGGCGGAGGTGCAGGGCGATGAATAA
- a CDS encoding RusA family crossover junction endodeoxyribonuclease: protein MKQYLLVIPGQLPGLNEYTTATRSNKYGGAGMKRQAEHVVQHAIMSSMHGIRVKSPVRIQYTWYEPNRKRDKDNIAFAKKFIQDALVKSRVLKNDGWNDIDGFSDDFRVDKKRPRVEVRIEEIGEELNHGDAADV, encoded by the coding sequence GTGAAACAATATTTGCTGGTTATTCCCGGCCAGCTCCCGGGGTTGAACGAGTACACTACAGCTACGCGGTCTAATAAATACGGCGGCGCAGGCATGAAAAGGCAGGCCGAACATGTTGTACAACACGCTATCATGTCAAGCATGCACGGGATAAGGGTAAAAAGCCCTGTTAGGATTCAATACACCTGGTATGAACCGAACCGGAAGCGGGACAAGGATAATATTGCATTTGCAAAAAAGTTTATACAAGATGCGTTGGTGAAAAGCAGGGTTTTAAAGAACGATGGATGGAATGACATAGACGGGTTTAGTGATGATTTCCGGGTGGATAAGAAAAGGCCGCGTGTGGAAGTTAGGATAGAAGAGATAGGGGAGGAATTGAACCATGGGGATGCCGCAGATGTATAG
- a CDS encoding Lar family restriction alleviation protein, producing the protein MSKLKPCPFCGHKAMIETWSSGGRMYMAKCSNPDCGVPDGGYPTGNDMNKVIDEWNRRASDEQVDQRG; encoded by the coding sequence ATGAGCAAATTGAAACCATGCCCGTTTTGCGGGCATAAAGCTATGATCGAAACATGGTCAAGCGGAGGAAGGATGTATATGGCAAAATGCAGCAATCCGGACTGTGGCGTGCCGGACGGCGGATATCCAACAGGCAATGACATGAATAAAGTAATCGATGAGTGGAACAGGAGGGCCAGCGATGAGCAAGTGGATCAGCGTGGATAA
- a CDS encoding replicative helicase loader/inhibitor has translation MTLQNTAKVLKMLCKAYPKSGIMPDEETVQLWNMMLDDMDDALIIAAIKSMIARSPYPPTIAEVRKNAVELARGTEGQLTGAEAWGIVQNAIGRYGYMQQSEALASMPPDVAQLVKRFGWKELCMEPINTTGVMRGQFIKAYDATAARNKEQLQIPASLREGFAALSNGMKMKQLEGGKDDE, from the coding sequence TTGACATTACAGAACACGGCTAAGGTCTTAAAGATGCTATGCAAGGCTTACCCGAAAAGCGGGATAATGCCAGACGAAGAAACCGTGCAGCTGTGGAACATGATGCTTGATGATATGGATGATGCGCTTATCATTGCCGCAATAAAGAGCATGATCGCACGCAGCCCATACCCTCCCACAATAGCAGAGGTGCGGAAAAACGCAGTAGAGCTTGCGCGCGGCACAGAAGGGCAGCTAACAGGTGCGGAAGCATGGGGAATAGTGCAGAACGCTATTGGTCGATATGGATACATGCAGCAATCAGAAGCCTTGGCGAGTATGCCGCCTGATGTAGCACAGTTGGTAAAGCGGTTTGGGTGGAAGGAACTATGCATGGAGCCTATCAACACAACTGGCGTAATGCGTGGACAGTTTATCAAGGCCTATGATGCAACAGCCGCTCGAAATAAGGAGCAATTACAGATACCGGCAAGCTTACGCGAAGGGTTCGCGGCACTATCTAACGGCATGAAAATGAAGCAGCTTGAAGGAGGAAAAGACGATGAATAA